The following coding sequences lie in one Thermodesulforhabdaceae bacterium genomic window:
- a CDS encoding DUF3617 family protein yields MGKRFLFILGVFSLVFTSFVYGAEMNLKEGLWEITVQVSSPDMPMQMPAQKFTQCITKDNSIPEAEMEKNKDCKIEQKNISGDTVSWKLVCQDGEEKIVSEGKVTYKGDTFVGESVTKTSDGMEMRQKMTGKWIGKCSN; encoded by the coding sequence ATGGGAAAAAGATTTTTATTTATTCTGGGCGTTTTTTCGCTTGTTTTTACTAGCTTTGTTTATGGGGCTGAAATGAACTTAAAAGAAGGGCTTTGGGAGATAACAGTCCAGGTCAGTTCCCCTGACATGCCAATGCAAATGCCAGCTCAAAAGTTTACTCAATGTATCACGAAAGATAACTCCATTCCTGAAGCTGAAATGGAAAAAAATAAAGATTGTAAGATTGAACAAAAAAACATTTCGGGCGATACGGTAAGCTGGAAGTTGGTTTGTCAAGATGGTGAAGAAAAAATTGTAAGTGAAGGAAAGGTAACATATAAGGGCGATACCTTTGTCGGTGAGTCTGTAACAAAGACATCGGATGGAATGGAAATGCGCCAAAAGATGACCGGAAAATGGATAGGAAAATGTTCAAATTAA
- a CDS encoding ArsA-related P-loop ATPase yields MKIAVSGKGGVGKTTLAAFLAKWLGRNGFAVLAIDADPDANLANALGCPNADSISPIAEMKDLIYERTEAMPGGFGGFFKMNPKVDDLPDKIAVSCGDNVRLMVMGGVKKGGMGCVCPESVLLKNLVHHLVLRHNEAVIMDMEAGIEHLGRGTARGVTAFIVVVEPGKRSIETAYRIRELASDIGLERIFIVGNKIRSERDKEFLVKGLSEFSFLGFIPYDDALIEADMKGAFPEDVSAYTRAAFESIGEKLLKFNQEKE; encoded by the coding sequence ATGAAAATCGCTGTAAGTGGCAAAGGCGGAGTAGGGAAGACTACTCTAGCTGCTTTTCTTGCAAAATGGCTTGGTCGAAATGGATTTGCAGTGCTTGCTATTGATGCCGATCCAGATGCCAATCTTGCTAATGCTCTTGGTTGTCCCAACGCCGATTCTATTAGCCCAATTGCTGAGATGAAAGATCTTATCTATGAACGCACAGAAGCTATGCCTGGAGGGTTTGGTGGCTTCTTCAAGATGAACCCGAAGGTGGATGATCTACCCGATAAGATTGCTGTGTCCTGCGGGGATAACGTAAGGCTTATGGTTATGGGAGGAGTTAAAAAAGGTGGTATGGGATGTGTTTGCCCTGAAAGCGTGCTTTTGAAAAATCTAGTCCATCACCTCGTCCTTCGTCACAATGAAGCTGTAATCATGGACATGGAAGCTGGTATAGAGCACCTGGGGCGAGGCACAGCAAGAGGCGTAACAGCTTTTATAGTTGTGGTTGAACCAGGTAAGCGTAGTATCGAGACAGCTTACAGGATTCGAGAGCTGGCAAGCGATATTGGGCTTGAACGAATATTTATAGTTGGTAATAAGATAAGAAGTGAACGGGATAAGGAATTTCTCGTTAAAGGGCTCAGCGAGTTTTCTTTCTTGGGATTTATTCCCTATGATGATGCTCTCATTGAAGCTGACATGAAAGGAGCTTTTCCTGAAGATGTGTCGGCCTATACGAGAGCCGCTTTCGAAAGCATAGGGGAAAAGTTACTTAAATTTAACCAGGAGAAGGAATGA
- a CDS encoding cytidylate kinase-like family protein → MAIITISRGSYSHGKEIAEKVGQKLGYEVISREVLIEASRQFNVPEVKLIHAIKDAPSWLDSITYGREKYIAYIQAAILRHFKRDNVVYHGFAGHFFVKNVPHVLKVRIIADMEERIKLVMERDGVSRDEAIKQLTKIDEERRKWSQRLYGIDTFDPHLYDLVIRIKKLKVDDAVDIICHTVSMDAFKTTPESQMMMDNLVMAADIKAAIVHLRPDAEVNYESGVATVHTTLPLEVDETDLKRQLEETCLKIPGVREVRIRISPATIFKR, encoded by the coding sequence ATGGCTATAATAACCATTTCCCGGGGATCCTACAGTCACGGAAAAGAAATTGCTGAGAAAGTGGGGCAGAAGCTTGGGTATGAGGTTATTTCTAGAGAAGTCCTAATTGAAGCTTCCAGACAGTTTAATGTTCCTGAGGTAAAACTTATTCATGCTATCAAAGATGCTCCATCTTGGCTTGATAGTATCACTTACGGGAGAGAGAAATACATAGCTTATATTCAAGCGGCGATCCTTAGACATTTTAAGAGGGACAATGTTGTTTATCATGGTTTTGCAGGTCACTTCTTTGTGAAAAATGTTCCTCACGTTCTCAAAGTAAGAATCATAGCTGACATGGAGGAGAGAATAAAACTGGTTATGGAAAGGGATGGAGTTTCCCGAGATGAAGCCATTAAACAGCTAACGAAGATTGATGAAGAAAGGAGAAAATGGAGCCAAAGACTTTATGGCATTGATACATTCGATCCACACCTTTACGATCTTGTTATCAGAATAAAAAAGCTCAAAGTGGACGATGCTGTGGATATTATTTGCCATACTGTGTCTATGGACGCTTTTAAGACGACGCCAGAATCACAGATGATGATGGATAATCTGGTTATGGCAGCAGATATAAAGGCTGCTATTGTCCATCTTCGTCCCGACGCAGAAGTTAACTATGAAAGCGGAGTAGCTACGGTGCATACAACTTTGCCTCTGGAAGTAGATGAAACCGATCTGAAACGCCAACTTGAAGAAACTTGCCTTAAAATTCCTGGAGTGAGAGAAGTCAGGATTCGTATATCTCCAGCAACTATATTTAAGAGATAA
- a CDS encoding glycosyltransferase family 2 protein, producing the protein MEKEKKPPKVGAIIVTYKPDLEVFRNCIESLIHQCRKLYVVDNTPNSYLKPKIFNNHENLEIIYLGTNRGIACAQNVGIKKALEEKIDYILISDQDTVYPSDFVEKMMECFKEKNVAAAGPLFVNMHTGKLEGFVIRSKFGFKKIYPAFGKHEVFHLISSGTIINATCLNDVGLMMEKLFIDWIDMEWCWRAIKKGYKIVGNADVTVQHRLGDSAAKVMWRFVYQRSPTRSYYITRNAVFLSFRNDNLDLQFRCSIFLRSFRYLFGFPLFVKPRLENLKYTLKGFYHGVIGKMGKLDETP; encoded by the coding sequence ATGGAAAAAGAAAAAAAACCGCCAAAAGTAGGAGCCATAATTGTAACCTATAAGCCAGATCTCGAAGTTTTTAGAAACTGCATCGAAAGTTTAATACACCAATGTCGGAAATTATATGTAGTCGATAATACTCCAAATAGCTACTTAAAACCAAAAATCTTCAATAACCATGAAAATCTGGAAATAATTTATCTAGGAACAAATCGTGGAATAGCTTGTGCTCAGAACGTTGGAATAAAAAAAGCGTTAGAAGAAAAAATAGATTATATACTGATTTCCGATCAAGATACAGTTTATCCATCTGATTTCGTGGAAAAAATGATGGAATGTTTTAAAGAAAAAAATGTGGCCGCAGCTGGGCCATTATTTGTAAACATGCACACCGGTAAACTAGAGGGTTTTGTTATAAGAAGTAAATTCGGTTTCAAAAAAATATATCCTGCTTTCGGAAAACACGAAGTTTTTCACTTAATATCTTCTGGCACTATTATAAACGCAACATGTTTAAATGATGTAGGGTTGATGATGGAAAAGTTATTCATAGACTGGATAGATATGGAATGGTGCTGGAGAGCAATAAAAAAGGGATATAAAATCGTCGGCAACGCAGATGTGACGGTCCAACACAGATTAGGAGACAGTGCCGCCAAAGTCATGTGGAGGTTTGTGTATCAAAGATCTCCTACCCGTTCCTACTATATAACGAGAAATGCGGTTTTTCTTTCCTTTAGGAATGATAATCTGGACTTACAATTTAGATGTTCAATATTTTTGAGATCCTTTAGATATCTATTTGGCTTCCCATTATTTGTGAAACCACGACTTGAGAATCTTAAATACACTCTGAAAGGTTTTTACCACGGCGTAATCGGAAAAATGGGAAAACTCGATGAAACTCCTTAA
- a CDS encoding DUF3786 domain-containing protein, with translation MPRIDDYREALRIAKENILKQDLSEIAEKAGGEFEENEEEKIIRFSFFTDPCLLRVKGGDVSIELGIEGKELSLTDQVLVAHYLLGASGEKETGEWITFRDIPDGHFYYDAFLRRARDPFLKTFGEKLQLYERVAPMIGGVPVEGIGDVAFDFRVFPRITLRIILWKGDDEFPPEASILFDKNIQLYLSVEDIAYLSGGVVYRMMGIARSFSQ, from the coding sequence GTGCCAAGAATAGATGACTACCGAGAGGCTTTAAGAATTGCTAAGGAAAACATCCTGAAACAAGATCTTTCAGAAATTGCTGAAAAAGCCGGTGGTGAATTTGAAGAAAATGAAGAAGAAAAAATTATAAGGTTCAGTTTTTTCACGGATCCCTGTCTTTTAAGGGTTAAAGGTGGAGATGTAAGTATAGAACTGGGCATCGAGGGGAAGGAATTATCCCTTACAGATCAAGTTCTTGTTGCTCATTATTTGCTTGGAGCATCCGGAGAGAAAGAAACGGGTGAGTGGATCACCTTTAGAGACATACCCGATGGACATTTTTACTACGACGCTTTCCTTAGAAGGGCTCGCGATCCCTTTTTGAAAACTTTTGGTGAAAAGCTCCAACTTTACGAACGAGTGGCGCCAATGATTGGAGGGGTGCCGGTTGAAGGAATTGGCGATGTGGCTTTCGATTTTCGGGTATTTCCTAGAATAACTCTGAGAATTATACTCTGGAAGGGGGATGATGAATTTCCCCCGGAGGCTAGCATCCTCTTTGATAAGAACATTCAACTCTACTTGTCCGTAGAAGATATTGCTTATCTTAGCGGGGGGGTAGTTTACCGAATGATGGGTATTGCAAGATCTTTTTCTCAATAA
- a CDS encoding 4Fe-4S dicluster domain-containing protein produces MFSLCYTCGSCDAECPINRRSKQLSPRKIVRFHLLGYDDEASILPELWYCVRCGRCGRGCPMGVKPFEVIEKLKYHLAEKKSHRIGRLYLSIRDLKIRLQKARYWLIEGVFREEKISPVDVWNQAESKTNLVSEGFMDVQEFYPPRSSLERLFLKYFDFSTNLRRCFACGSCTNACPVSAKTWILSPFRVFRMVRWGLIREAASEPGIWLCIDCGRCADVCPQKVNGFWIMKLLREYAVAEKIVDNNSVRRWEFLDGELYRIYHKNIVELFSE; encoded by the coding sequence ATGTTTAGCCTATGTTATACTTGTGGAAGCTGTGATGCCGAATGCCCAATAAACAGGCGAAGTAAGCAGCTTTCTCCAAGAAAAATTGTTAGATTTCATCTGTTAGGATACGACGATGAAGCATCCATCCTTCCGGAACTTTGGTATTGTGTTCGATGCGGTCGATGTGGAAGAGGATGTCCTATGGGGGTTAAGCCTTTTGAAGTTATTGAGAAGTTAAAATATCATCTAGCTGAGAAAAAATCTCACAGGATCGGGCGACTATATCTTTCCATAAGAGATCTTAAGATAAGGTTACAAAAGGCAAGGTATTGGCTCATAGAAGGTGTGTTTCGAGAGGAAAAAATTTCCCCTGTTGATGTATGGAATCAAGCTGAAAGTAAAACCAATCTGGTCAGTGAAGGGTTTATGGATGTTCAGGAATTTTATCCACCGAGATCTTCACTGGAGCGGTTGTTCCTGAAATATTTCGACTTTTCAACAAATCTAAGGCGCTGTTTTGCCTGTGGCTCTTGCACAAACGCCTGTCCTGTTTCGGCAAAAACCTGGATTTTAAGTCCTTTTAGAGTTTTTAGAATGGTCAGATGGGGGCTGATAAGGGAAGCGGCTTCAGAACCAGGTATATGGCTTTGCATAGATTGTGGACGATGTGCGGATGTTTGTCCTCAAAAGGTAAATGGGTTTTGGATAATGAAACTTCTTAGAGAATATGCAGTAGCGGAGAAGATTGTGGATAATAATTCTGTTCGCCGATGGGAATTTCTGGACGGGGAACTCTACAGAATATATCATAAAAATATAGTTGAGCTTTTTAGTGAGTAG